From Theileria orientalis strain Shintoku DNA, chromosome 4, complete genome, the proteins below share one genomic window:
- a CDS encoding beta-tubulin cofactor D, which yields MSIENVQSDVAYFSEQDEAKSILAEISYTSNYLLFDKNETEGYSDEDVESILSKLVTNINTLSEIITKYMNVEVLLYQYIESLIGDIFYIIKRFLLYPSSLKAEILARHGSTKSTSLLVLEKLCYYLYVISKCVGIRRLINYAPNDVELFVKVTETIEIIQKSNVEGAEVVFTKYEDHLWCLEYIILAWQSLLIYTPFELNTIWHHSSNAKITFKTRILTESMYYLNKSTKARDGAAMVISNLFSRRDVLNSQDFHFFLDLCRDILTNPEYTGSVSDEDSDSSFVAVGDSSKNVNNHLSIGVLMVLKQILKRVGSNDLRPYLETIQYCLLHCERIIVNSATKKLLASCLGRLAIHYLPAEEYSRKYRRKCINLFSTNASKDKSACDDEETHFKTNVEWESNFDTETVEIFISKILDLLTDSDIRVRWASAKSLGRISSRLPVDLNEEIIEHIMELINSQFSQVPNAGNISPDQGSAFRFNAIDSSVLNLVARPLSVKSESVVHGGCLAIAEILRKGLIHPHMLDRVLDTTILSLSFEVWRGKGSAGTAVRDASCYICWAVARTFTKEMLSFDHVSMMSRELVNVALFDSSVNCRRAACSALQELLGRIGTVPGGLELIQMCNFYTVSNRKRAFIEVCQQVSTLNYYSNSMLQNIITTKLFHPDLSTRELASLAIYKILSSTKQLTLSRINYLQKDEKEDCKVSPSIDNDAPTTQYLVNNLINYLLSNLMTGLTATTHGALRALTRLVSLATERSYPVDLFFSNVLSVPVTFEKKRLFRGRGSSLIRQSVSKLIAANCKLISHVYYSDFYNYANHFNANMIDDYIVVLKDSLRNFTPEVQLASVEAFEQVFLLVRDTPRFSELLTFFINSLSSTGDHIAARRGYALAFSSIPVFPDVSNKGPSGSGERSSSSQSSASFPEDSSEKSDEHTVNRILKLLCNEIRTNPSLEIVRDAKTRQFALLSILSIITRLESFVLDSQIVKELTDTLVICCNDYEVDSRGDVGSWVRELSAEVIAYVLNDYLFQNRPSYFKSGSKSLFSNLTKDMATDLTRGLVSLSLENLDHVRSRSTFLFCHLFTNKLSKFNFTWVWNRIFFNTAYEHQISMTALGRRNLSSPHNLNGNGNYQINDKNDQDDDDDEEDAEVDREIQMYIDEKLEMNMYINIDNRLLDGFNMLHDISKKLLEVVSTHFEEESSSSDGTADSASTLTSRSGDSAASGSADSEGSYEDRPEYSLIGSEKVNVALRIPGWSAAPLTFRTLLWVLLIPSYSRVAFRSIVNIIGQNTRLEVAINSGRSVMALEEVLVDFIARNRFTLVVWNGQPLTLESVLNRCSVQIYREAVASGDCKTAVRLVNTMKALFSHRIIFIDDWNDFVSLLISEAGTATNYAYLKAIIRLLQVLLMDEVHQFRADVAETLLSLLSHQYPTIRSYVASQLTLALSSRSDSLALEAIDIIDSCSFHLESSASSISVVQRLRAVLKL from the exons atgagcATTGAGAACGTACAGAGCGACGTTGCTTATTTTTCTGAACAAGATGAAGCAAAGTCCATTCTAGCAGAGATTTCATACACATCGAATTATCTACTATtcgataaaaatgaaacagAAGGATATTCTGATGAGGATGTGGAGTCTATACTCTCAAAACTCGTGACAAATATTAACACCCTCAGTGAGATAATTACCAAATATATGAACGTGGAAGTGCTACTGTACCAGTATATCGAGTCCCTAATAGGCgacattttttatatcataAAACGGTTCCTGCTATACCCTAGTTCACTCAAGGCGGAGATTTTAGCTCGTCACGGGTCAACCAAGTCCACTTCGCTTTTGGTTCTTGAAAAGTTGTGCTATTATCTGTACGTCATTTCAAAGTGTGTAGGAATCCGAAGACTGATAAACTACGCTCCAAACGACGTAGAGCTGTTTGTAAAGGTAACCGAGACCATCGAAATCATTCAAAAATCGAACGTTGAGGGAGCCGAGGTAGTCTTCACCAAGTATGAGGATCACCTTTGGTGTTTAGAGTACATTATTTTGGCCTGGCAGTCACTTCTGATATATACACCCTTTGAGCTAAACACCATATGGCACCATTCATCCAATGCGAAAATAACTTTTAAGACTCGGATTCTGACCGAGTCGATGTATTATTTGAACAAATCGACTAAGGCTAGAGACGGTGCCGCCATGGTTATTTCGAATTTGTTCTCCAGAAGGGACGTCCTAAACTCCCAGGACTTCCATTTTTTTCTCGATCTCTGCAGGGATATATTGACTAATCCTGAGTACACAGGGAGCGTGAGTGACGAAGATTCAGATTCTAGCTTTGTAGCCGTTGGAGATTCCTCTAAAAATGTGAACAATCATCTTTCTATAGGGGTTTTGATGGTTCTGAAACAGATACTCAAGAGAGTCGGCTCAAACGATCTGAGACCCTACTTGGAAACCATTCAGTACTGTTTGCTTCATTGTGAAAGGATAATCGTCAATTCGGCCACGAAAAAGCTCCTGGCCTCATGTTTGGGCAGGCTCGCGATCCATTATCTCCCAGCTGAGGAATATTCTAGAAAATATCGTAGAAAATgcattaatttattcagtACTAATGCGTCTAAGGACAAAAGTGCATGTGATGATGAGGAAACGCACTTCAAAACGAACGTAGAATGGGAAAGCAATTTTGACACTGAAACCGTTGAGATATTTATCTCTAAAATACTAGATCTACTCACGGACAGCGATATTAGGGTGCGGTGGGCATCAGCGAAGTCTCTGGGACGAATATCTTCACGATTGCCAGTCGACTTGAACGAGGAAATTATTGAACACATCATGGAGCTGATCAACTCCCAATTCAGTCAGGTGCCCAACGCTGGAAATATAAGCCCCGATCAAGGCTCCGCATTCCGTTTTAACGCAATTGACTCCAGTGTGTTGAACCTAGTGGCGAGACCGCTGAGCGTCAAAAGCGAGAGTGTCGTTCACGGAGGATGTCTGGCAATCGCGGAAATACTGAGAAAGGGACTAATCCACCCTCATATGTTGGACAGGGTGCTGGACACGACGATACTGAGCCTCTCCTTTGAGGTTTGGAGGGGCAAGGGCTCCGCGGGCACCGCCGTCAGGGACGCCTCGTGTTACATCTGCTGGGCAGTTGCACGCACGTTCACGAAGGAAATGCTCAGCTTCGACCACGTGTCGATGATGAGCAGGGAGCTTGTGAACGTGGCTCTTTTCGACTCCTCAGTCAATTGCCGCAGAGCAGCCTGTTCGGCACtgcaggagctgctggGCAGGATCGGCACGGTGCCCGGGGGCCTAGAGCTGATACAAATGTGCAACTTCTACACAGTGTCCAATCGCAAAAGAGCCTTCATTGAGGTCTGCCAGCAGGTTTCCACGCTCAACTACTATTCGAACTCAATGCTGCAGAACATCATCACGACCAAGTTGTTCCACCCCGACCTGTCGACGAGAGAACTCGCCTCGCTTgcaatatataaaatactgtCATCGACCAAGCAGCTCACCCTTTCTCGCATTAATTACCTTCAAAAGGACGAGAAGGAGGACTGCAAAGTGTCCCCTAGCATAGATAATGATGCACCTACAACGCAGTATCTTGTAAACAATTTGATTAACTACCTATTGTCTAACTTGATGACTGGGCTGACGGCGACCACTCACGGCGCATTGAGAGCCTTGACGAGACTGGTCTCACTTGCCACTGAACGGAGCTATCCAGTGGatctcttcttctccaaTGTGCTGAGTGTGCCCGTGACCTTTGAAAAAAAACGCCTTTTCAGAGGTAGGGGCTCATCATTGATACGGCAGTCAGTAAGTAAGTTAATAGCAGCCAATTGCAAGCTCATTTCACACGTGTATTATAGcgatttttataattacgCAAACCACTTTAATGCCAATATGATCGACGACTACATCGTCGTTTTAAAGGATTCCTTGAGGAACTTCACACCGGAAGTCCAGCTCGCTTCAGTTGAGGCGTTTGAGCAGGTGTTCCTTCTGGTAAGGGACACTCCCAGGTTCTCTGAGCTTCTGACGTTTTTTATCAACTCCCTATCCTCTACGGGCGACCATATTGCGGCTAGGAGGGGCTATGCGTTGGCGTTTTCGTCAATACCGGTCTTTCCCGACGTCAGCAACAAGGGCCCTTCAGGGAGTGGAGAACGTTCGTCGTCTTCCCAGAGTTCAGCCAGTTTCCCCGAGGATAGCTCCGAGAAGTCCGACGAGCACACCGTTAATAGGATTCTGAAGCTGCTCTGCAACGAGATTAGGACGAACCCGAGCCTCGAAATCGTCAGAGATGCCAAGACTAGGCAGTTCGCTCTCCTGTCGATACTGTCAATCATCACCAGGCTCGAGTCCTTCGTCTTAGACTCTCAGATTGTAAAGGAGTTAACTGATACTCTGGTTATTTGCTGCAACGATTACGAAGTGGACTCTAGGGGAGACGTCGGCTCATGGGTACGCGAGCTCTCTGCCGAAGTGATCGCCTACGTGCTCAATGACTATTTGTTTCAAAACAGGCCCAGTTACTTCAAGAGTGGCTCCAAGAGCCTCTTCAGCAACTTAACTAAGGACATGGCCACTGACTTAACTAGGGGTCTCGTGAGCCTCTCTCTTGAGAACCTGGACCATGTTCGTTCAAGGAGCACCTTTCTGTTCTGCCACCTGTTTACCAACAAGCTTTCTAAGTTCAACTTCACGTGGGTGTGGAACCGCATTTTCTTTAACACGGCTTATGAGCATCAGATTTCAATGACTGCCCTTGGCAGACGCAACCTCAGTAGCCCTCATA ATTTAAATGGCAATGGCAACTACCAAATAAACGATAAAAACGACCAGgatgacgacgacgacgaggaggatgCTGAGGTAGACCGTGAAATTCAGATGTACATTGACGAGAAGCTCGAGATGAACatgtacataaacataGACAACAGATTACTGGACGGGTTCAACATGCTTCACGACATTTCGAAGAAGCTCCTGGAGGTGGTTTCGACGCACTTCGAGGAGGAATCCTCGAGCTCCGACGGGACGGCCGACTCCGCCTCGACCCTCACCTCCCGCAGCGGCGACTCCGCGGCCAGCGGCAGCGCCGACTCCGAGGGTTCTTACGAGGATCGCCCTGAGTACTCCCTGATCGGCTCAGAGAAGGTCAACGTCGCCCTGCGGATCCCCGGGTGGTCCGCCGCCCCCCTCACCTTCAGGACCCTCCTCTGGGTGCTCCTCATCCCCTCGTACAGCCGCGTCGCCTTCCGGTCCATCGTGAACATCATTGGCCAGAACACTCGCCTCGAGGTGGCCATTAACTCGGGCCGCAGCGTAATGGCTCTTGAGGAGGTGCTCGTCGACTTCATCGCCCGCAACAGGTTCACTCTCGTCGTCTGGAACGGCCAGCCTCTCACTCTCGAGAGCGTTTTAAACCGCTGCTCCGTGCAGATTTACCGGGAGGCTGTTGCTTCTGGCGACTGCAAGACTGCCGTCAGGCTCGTGAACACTATGAAGGCTCTCTTCAGTCACcgtattatttttatcgaCGACTGGAACGACTTCGTTTCTCTTTTAATTTCCGAGGCTGGTACTGCCACCAACTACGCTTACCTCAAGGCCATAATTcgacttcttcaggttcttctcATGGACGAGGTGCATCAGTTCCGTGCTGACGTTGCTGAGACTCTGCTGAGTTTGCTTTCTCATCAGTATCCGACCATTCGGTCCTACGTTGCTTCTCAGCTCACTCTCGCCCTCAGCTCTCGCTCCGACTCCTTGGCTCTCGAGGCCATCGACATCATAGACTCTTGCTCTTTCCACCTCGAGAGTTCTGCGAGCTCCATCTCCGTGGTTCAAAGGCTTCGTGCTGTTCTTAAGCTTTAA
- a CDS encoding uncharacterized protein (protein of unknown function DUF558, methyltransferase predicted family protein): MNLILIKPSEILSSKEGLRVEIRNKIKISHLKNVLKVKEGKILKVGVVNSVQDHATVEKVEEGSITLRLSDKFKANPPLAEKPPIDLVVGIPRPKSLDKLLQLTRERMEQSLLLGLEQGVDTLMPEVEVFQSLGEYERKFASRSYALKLIAHPDALDTLGSLKLNAHAKGPILVAIGPEGGWLDHELEYYARLGFVQFKLTDRILRTEVAAVAILSQLTLLLNDATLRNGLAAAVR; encoded by the exons atGAATCTGATACTTATTAAGCCTTCTGAGATTCTGAGCTCAAAAGAAGGACTGAGAGTAGaaataagaaataaaataaaaataagccatttaaaaaatgtattaaagGTAAAGGAAGGTAAAATTTTGAAGGTAGGAGTAGTTAACTCAGTACAAGACCACGCAACCGTGGAAAAGGTGGAGGAAGGTTCAATAACACTCAGATTATCGGATAAATTTAAAGC gAATCCGCCCCTGGCGGAAAAACCGCCAATTGATCTGGTGGTTGGAATACCACGGCCAAAGTCACTCGATAAGCTGCTCCAG TTGACGAGGGAGAGAATGGAGCAGTCGCTGCTGCTAGGACTCGAGCAGGGAGTGGACACGCTGATGCCGGAAGTGGAAGTATTCCAGAGCCTGGGAGAGTACGAGAGGAAGTTCGCGAGCAGAAGCTACgcgctgaagctgatagcGCACCCCGACGCGCTGGACACGCTCGGGTCGCTGAAGCTTAACGCGCACGCGAAGGGGCCGATCCTGGTGGCAATAGGGCCCGAGGGAGGGTGGCTCGACCACGAGCTGGAGTACTACGCCAGGCTGGGATTCGTGCAGTTTAAGCTGACGGACAGAATACTGAGGACTGAGGTGGCGGCAGTGGCAATACTGTCGCAGCTaacgctgctgctgaacgaCGCAACACTGAGGAACGGCCTGGCGGCGGCTGTAAGATAG
- a CDS encoding nascent polypeptide associated complex subunit alpha → MTKGRPKSRNPASKLSEEDLVDDVSSEGDSDFENGDNDDGRADGLPGSGKNKYNKGERKARKALSKLGLKQYDGVSKIYIRKSKQIFFVINKPDVYKLPNSDTYVIFGEAKIEDVGANSQSEAAQRLSQLSFSGAGKDDLDLPVPSTFDTEDVVDSDFAPAEADVDLVVQQAGCSREKAFQSLVKHRGNIVDSIMELTTA, encoded by the coding sequence ATGACGAAAGGCAGGCCGAAATCCAGAAACCCAGCCTCCAAGCTTTCCGAGGAGGATTTGGTCGACGACGTATCCTCCGAGGGCGACAGCGATTTCGAAAACGGCGATAACGATGACGGCCGCGCCGACGGCCTTCCCGGATCTGGCAAgaacaagtacaacaagGGTGAGCGGAAGGCGCGGAAGGCCCTTTCAAAACTGGGCCTGAAGCAGTATGACGGCGTTTCGAAGATTTACATCAGGAAGTCGAAGCAGATCTTCTTCGTGATCAACAAGCCCGACGTCTACAAGCTCCCCAACTCGGACACCTACGTCATCTTCGGCGAGGCGAAGATTGAGGACGTCGGCGCCAACTCGCAGTCCGAGGCGGCCCAGAGGCTCAGCCAGCTCTCCTTCTCCGGGGCCGGCAAGGACGACCTGGACCTGCCCGTGCCCAGCACCTTTGACACTGAGGACGTCGTCGACTCCGACTTCGCTCCCGCCGAGGCCGACGTCGACCTTGTCGTTCAGCAGGCCGGCTGCAGCAGGGAGAAGGCCTTCCAGTCCCTGGTTAAGCACCGCGGCAACATTGTCGACAGCATAATGGAGCTCACCACCGCCTAG
- a CDS encoding signal recognition particle subunit yields MSSSLNSPKSTSPVSQGNVTPTNENEGLTVELSFPVLDYVNEIRFKHGIKLEEYKRYHNFCSRKLHNLRKQLKPLPTKSNKYVHEEFPVPLNDKRYVRVLYKVICRYLEILTVRCERSWSHGMDLKSKCETSTMNNSRGRHYYMRKFGKAYRLSVLLLEYSQKYGNNRTVNNAKVYKNFMEGVLRYEQEKFEEAHQCLSAYSSVMEQKLRATSGQKASEGYNSQLSQLNAMVKMCSFHMKVIGKKIATTQKSQHEDSNAQLIMVRKTEENNYVVHCRGVEVPLESQLLPQKVMDALDSIDKLHLTEELLSSLSGAEDLPRRLSEEVTSKFTKQELLNNYDEVTSLFNGCSEDVYSELMSNMENQEQVRKLEDSLRIMKSLLEVEKHLVLLTLTLNELLCEVGHEPLPNSSEGMRYANILKQHLASLIEDATFGTNFLAPNEVVRTVNALLLSVHSFRNGDLKEGMALAHWSNSRSTMNLEAPERQRNRLLWRCIVSFGNLQSMCSLVSNRYYQRLFALFARERERESAEANEDEAVMDIFNIEKKLVFCRPLLFDLAFIYYEPPDLHTGTRFKGKLEDSQDALGVRNILSSLWN; encoded by the exons atgtCAAGTTCATTAAACTCACCAAAATCAACGTCGCCAGTTTCACAAGGAAATGTGACACCGACAAACGAAAACGAGGGACTAACTGTTGAGTTGAGTTTCCCAG TACTGGACTATGTCAACGAAATACGGTTTAAACATGGAATAAAACTGGAAGAATACAAACGGTACCATAACTTTTGTTCGAGGAAGTTGCATAATCTGAGGAAGCAGTTGAAGCCGCTTCCAACTAAATCGAACAAGTATGTACACGAGGAATTTCCAGTTCCATTGAACGATAAGAGGTATGTAAGGGTGTTGTATAAAGTAATTTGTAGATACCTGGAGATTCTTACAGTAAGGTGTGAAAGGTCGTGGTCGCACGGAATGGACCTTAAATCGAAATGTGAAACATCAACAATGAAC AATAGCCGCGGAAGACACTATTATATGCGGAAGTTCGGAAAAGCGTACCGACTGTCAGTGCTGTTGCTGGAATACTCACAAAAGTACGGGAACAATAGAACAGTAAACAACGCTAAG gtgtataaaaatttcaTGGAGGGAGTGCTGAGATACGAGCAGGAAAAGTTCGAAGAAGCACACCAGTGCCTGTCAGCATACTCATCAGTGATGGAGCAGAAGCTGAGAGCAACATCAGGACAGAAGGCGTCGGAAGGATACAACTCGCAGCTGTCGCAGCTAAACGCAATGGTGAAGATGTGCAGCTTCCACATGAAGGTTATCGGGAAGAAGATCGCGACGACGCAGAAGAGCCAGCACGAGGACAGCAACGCACAGCTGATCATGGTGAGGAAGACGGAAGAAAACAACTACGTGGTGCACTGCAGAGGAGTAGAAGTGCCGCTGGAGTCGCAGCTGCTCCCGCAGAAAGTAATGGACGCACTGGACTCGATAGATAAGCTGCACCTGACTGAAGAACTGTTAAGCTCGCTCAGCGGAGCGGAGGACCTGCCAAGGAGGCTGAGCGAAGAAGTGACCTCGAAGTTCACGAagcaggagctgctgaacaacTACGACGAAGTGACATCGCTGTTCAACGGGTGCTCAGAGGACGTGTACTCAGAGTTGATG TCGAACATGGAAAACCAAGAGCAAGTGCGAAAGCTGGAAG ACTCCCTGCGAATAATGAAGTCGTTGCTGGAGGTGGAGAAGCACTTGGTGCTGCTGACGTTGACCCTGAACGAGCTGCTGTGTGAAG TAGGCCACGAGCCGCTGCCGAACTCAAGTGAGGGAATGAGGTACGCAAACATACTGAAGCAGCACCTGGCGTCGCTGATAGAGGACGCAACCTTCGGAACAAACTTCCTGGCGCCAAACGAGGTCGTGAGGACGGTTAACGCACTGCTGCTGAGCGTGCACAGCTTCAGAAACGGAGACCTCAAGGAAGGAATGGCACTCGCGCACTGGTCTAACAGCAGGTCCACGATGAACCTGGAAGCGCCGGAGAGGCAGAGGAACAGACTGCTGTGGAGATGCATAGTGTCGTTCGGCAACCTCCAG TCCATGTGCTCACTGGTGTCGAACAGGTACTACCAGCGACTGTTCGCACTGTTCGCGAGAGAACGGGAAAGGGAAAGCGCGGAGGCAAACGAGGACGAGGCGGTGATGGACATATTCAACAtagagaagaagctggtgtTCTGCAGACCACTGCTCTTCGATCTGGCATTCATATACTACGAGCCGCCAGACCTGCACACGGGAACCAGGTTCAAGGGTAAGTTGGAAGACTCACAAGACGCATTAGGAGTGAGAAACATACTCTCGTCGCTCTGGAACTGA
- a CDS encoding uncharacterized protein (RAP domain containing protein) produces the protein MISRLPLTISKNLNLITLCGREYRLSYLGAKKGLFPSFFSRYFSDTVNTNAEAKSDDSQPDLDSKWMSKSTKDSKPPRPSPPFQLDSTPEELTEEQQLQKQEIIRELTKKLSGPLADENGNVPTGDQRPIAIEVDGPSHFYSNSTKYTAYTKLKHRLLTRMGYKVLHVPFFEWRRLRGAREREEYMREKLKEEPTEWLDPEDEEFYNKRVESLNRQRDDALNSLNLTSD, from the coding sequence ATGATATCGAGATTGCCTTTAACCATTTCTAAAAATCTTAATTTGATCACACTTTGTGGTAGGGAATACAGATTATCGTATTTGGGTGCCAAAAAAGGTCTATttccttccttcttctcacGCTATTTTTCTGACACCGTTAATACTAACGCTGAAGCCAAGTCTGATGATTCTCAACCTGACCTGGATTCTAAATGGATGTCCAAGTCAACCAAGGATTCCAAACCTCCCAGGCCCTCTCCCCCTTTTCAACTCGATTCCACTCCTGAAGAGTTAACTgaggagcagcagcttcagaaGCAGGAAATTATAAGGGAGCTGACCAAAAAACTCAGCGGTCCTCTTGCCGATGAGAATGGCAACGTTCCCACTGGTGACCAGAGGCCCATTGCCATCGAGGTTGACGGCCCCTCCCACTTTTACTCCAACAGCACTAAGTACACTGCTTACACCAAGCTCAAGCACCGCCTTCTCACCAGGATGGGATACAAGGTTCTTCACGTCCCCTTCTTCGAGTGGCGTCGTTTGCGCGGTGCCAGGGAGCGCGAGGAGTACATGAGGGAGAAACTTAAGGAGGAGCCCACTGAGTGGCTCGACCCtgaggacgaggagtttTACAACAAGCGGGTCGAGTCCCTCAACCGGCAGCGTGACGACGCTCTAAACTCCCTCAATTTAACCAGTGACTAA
- a CDS encoding uncharacterized protein (protein of unknown function DUF947 family protein) has translation MNESKILKKNKVKVKKRKSNEPVELPNNVSFNPYRNYKPPNTSGVSKKRIARDPRFSDFSGKLNIEMFKKSYNFLNEMRNDEVKDIMAAIKINKKHGPDSVKGINALKKIEHLNIGSTDEAKRALDRYKTEKAQLEKNEELRDLKKSLIREEKEKIETTGKKPYYFPDKKVKKLYKEMQKKKIEETMKSTAINYGPNRSIHKKLESKSRRKLPKERKHDAIPKFRDV, from the coding sequence ATGAATGAgagtaaaattttaaagaagaATAAGGTGAAAGTTAAAAAGAGAAAAAGCAATGAACCGGTTGAACTCCCAAACAATGTATCATTCAATCCATATAGGAACTATAAGCCGCCTAACACATCTGGAGTATCGAAAAAAAGGATAGCCAGAGACCCGAGATTTAGTGATTTCTCGGGAAAACTGAACATAGAAATGTTCAAAAAGTCGTATAACTTCTTGAATGAGATGAGGAACGACGAAGTGAAAGATATAATGGCAgcaattaaaatcaataaaaaacatGGCCCAGATAGCGTTAAGGGAATAAACgcattgaaaaaaatagaacACCTGAACATTGGAAGCACAGATGAAGCCAAGAGAGCACTGGACAGATATAAAACAGAAAAGGCACAACTCGAAAAGAATGAAGAGTTGagagacctgaagaagtCACTGATcagagaagaaaaggaaaaaatagaaacaaCAGGAAAGAAACCATACTATTTCCCAGACAAAAAGGTAAAGAAATTGTATAAAGAAAtgcagaagaagaaaatagaagaaaCAATGAAATCAACAGCAATCAACTACGGACCAAATAGGTCAATACATAAAAAACTGGAGTCGAAGAGCAGAAGAAAGCTTCCGAAGGAGCGTAAACACGACGCAATACCGAAATTTagagatgtgtaa